The Lentzea guizhouensis genome contains a region encoding:
- a CDS encoding TetR/AcrR family transcriptional regulator: MPSPDHRLAPRRTPRQVRAELTRDRILTAAAHVFAEHGYAAGTTNRIAEHARVSIGSLYQYFPNKDAVLAALLVRHVDRGAWHQADHLDLAPGSLETTVRALVRDAIDNHDEDPRLLRIMIQEAQHSPELAEAVARHGEHRVAQVRDLFARHPDVRVADLDTAAELIVFTVEVNTHRLMAFPQGTTVERFENELVGMMTRYLRG; the protein is encoded by the coding sequence GTGCCGTCACCCGACCACCGCCTCGCCCCACGTCGCACGCCTCGGCAGGTCCGCGCCGAGCTCACCCGCGACCGCATCCTCACCGCGGCTGCTCACGTTTTCGCCGAGCACGGGTACGCCGCCGGCACCACCAACCGCATCGCCGAGCACGCCCGCGTCTCGATCGGCTCGCTGTACCAGTACTTCCCGAACAAGGACGCGGTGCTGGCCGCACTGCTGGTGCGGCACGTCGACCGCGGCGCCTGGCACCAAGCGGACCACCTCGACCTCGCACCGGGCAGCCTGGAGACCACCGTGCGGGCGCTGGTCCGTGACGCGATCGACAACCACGACGAGGACCCGCGGCTGCTGCGGATCATGATCCAGGAGGCCCAGCACTCACCCGAGCTGGCCGAGGCCGTCGCCCGGCACGGCGAGCACCGCGTCGCCCAGGTCCGCGACCTGTTCGCCCGTCACCCGGACGTCCGCGTCGCGGACCTCGACACGGCGGCCGAGCTGATCGTGTTCACGGTGGAGGTGAACACGCACCGGCTGATGGCGTTCCCGCAGGGCACCACGGTGGAGAGGTTCGAGAACGAGCTCGTCGGGATGATGACCCGCTATCTGCGCGGGTGA
- a CDS encoding pyridoxamine 5'-phosphate oxidase family protein, which yields MSWENKPFMINNTHRLATVEEVEAVVGRPASMIMLKELGALDEGCLRVLEHSPVAGFGFRDADGVSRTTFVGGRAGFARVRSARRISFRLGEPGSAAGPASLVFLLPGVGETLRVNGSATGSGEVVFDVEQVYVHCAQAVLRSGLWQGPALATPGTGGSRAVLGDNGSTATPGDGGSTAVRSEDGSPGAPEVTDGPLAAPGVAGFLATAPFLALSTWDSQGGGDTSPRGESGPVARVLDGRTLVIADRKGNKRADTLHNLLADDRVSFAALVPGRNGVLHVRGRATITVDPVVLEPLSLRGVPPPHC from the coding sequence ATGAGCTGGGAAAACAAACCCTTCATGATCAACAACACGCATCGGCTGGCCACCGTGGAGGAGGTGGAGGCCGTGGTCGGGCGGCCCGCGTCGATGATCATGTTGAAGGAGCTCGGCGCGCTCGACGAGGGGTGTCTGCGGGTGTTGGAGCACAGCCCGGTCGCGGGGTTCGGGTTCCGGGACGCGGACGGGGTCAGCCGGACGACGTTCGTCGGCGGCAGGGCGGGGTTCGCACGGGTGCGGTCGGCGCGGCGGATCTCCTTCCGGCTCGGCGAACCCGGTTCGGCGGCCGGGCCGGCGTCGCTGGTCTTCCTGCTGCCGGGAGTGGGGGAGACGTTGCGGGTCAACGGGTCCGCGACCGGCAGCGGTGAGGTCGTGTTCGACGTCGAGCAGGTGTACGTGCACTGCGCGCAGGCCGTGCTGAGGTCCGGGCTGTGGCAGGGGCCCGCTTTGGCCACACCCGGCACCGGCGGCTCGCGTGCCGTGCTCGGCGACAACGGCTCAACGGCCACGCCTGGCGACGGCGGCTCAACGGCCGTGCGTAGCGAGGACGGTTCGCCCGGCGCGCCCGAGGTCACCGACGGCCCGCTCGCCGCGCCCGGCGTGGCCGGCTTCCTCGCCACCGCACCGTTCCTGGCACTGTCCACCTGGGACTCACAAGGGGGCGGCGACACCAGTCCGCGCGGCGAGTCCGGCCCCGTCGCGCGCGTCCTGGACGGCCGCACGCTCGTGATCGCGGACCGCAAGGGCAACAAGCGCGCCGACACCCTGCACAACCTCCTGGCCGACGACCGCGTCTCGTTCGCCGCGCTCGTCCCGGGGCGCAACGGCGTGCTGCACGTCCGCGGCCGGGCCACCATCACCGTGGATCCCGTTGTGCTGGAACCGTTGTCGCTGCGCGGGGTGCCACCGCCGCACTGCTGA
- a CDS encoding ferredoxin--NADP reductase → MPDLMAIASRHLAANTASRPRRLLLKAAGLVPAGWLRAVMDLAYRSGLRQEGYEVAPARPAEAAPDPLREVRVVEVRRETASAVTVVLEDGRPFDFRPGQFFTLVADIGGVQVRRPYSASSVPGSARLELTVKHAEGGQFSSHVHRDLAVGDRLFVRGPSGAFHATPGHEAVLVAAGSGITPVMSMIRTALADPAGHRIALLHCDRTAEDTIFGAELAELARRHPGRFSVTHVLTSRDGRLDVAGVRRWVTGLAPAPGARFYLCGPEAFMDTVRQALDVPADHVHLERYTSGPAAARTSATPQRMVVEGLGTAVVEPGQTLLDAALAAGLPMPYSCTVGSCGECVVTLLQGEVSQQRPNCLNDQQGAEGRILTCISAPLTDVTLSAGT, encoded by the coding sequence GTGCCGGACCTGATGGCGATCGCGAGCAGGCACCTCGCCGCGAACACCGCGAGCCGCCCGCGCCGGCTGCTGCTCAAGGCCGCCGGTCTCGTCCCCGCCGGGTGGCTGCGGGCGGTGATGGACCTGGCCTACCGCTCCGGCCTGCGCCAGGAGGGGTACGAGGTCGCCCCGGCGCGCCCGGCCGAGGCGGCGCCGGACCCGTTGCGCGAGGTCCGGGTCGTCGAGGTGCGCAGGGAGACGGCGAGCGCGGTCACGGTCGTGCTGGAGGACGGCAGGCCGTTCGACTTCCGGCCGGGCCAGTTCTTCACGCTGGTCGCCGACATCGGCGGCGTCCAGGTGCGCAGGCCCTACTCGGCGTCGTCCGTGCCGGGGTCGGCGCGGCTGGAGCTGACGGTGAAGCACGCCGAGGGCGGCCAGTTCTCCTCGCACGTCCACCGCGACCTGGCCGTCGGCGACCGGCTGTTCGTGCGCGGCCCGTCCGGGGCCTTCCACGCCACGCCGGGTCATGAGGCGGTGCTGGTCGCGGCCGGCAGCGGCATCACGCCGGTGATGAGCATGATCCGCACCGCGCTGGCCGATCCGGCGGGGCACCGGATCGCCCTGCTGCACTGCGACCGGACCGCCGAGGACACGATCTTCGGCGCCGAGCTCGCCGAGCTGGCGCGCCGGCATCCCGGCCGGTTCTCCGTCACGCACGTGCTGACCTCCCGCGACGGCCGGCTCGACGTCGCCGGGGTGCGGAGGTGGGTCACCGGGCTGGCGCCGGCGCCCGGCGCGCGGTTCTACCTGTGCGGCCCGGAGGCGTTCATGGACACGGTGCGCCAGGCCCTCGACGTCCCGGCCGATCACGTGCACCTGGAGCGCTACACCAGCGGACCCGCCGCGGCCCGCACGTCGGCCACGCCGCAGCGCATGGTCGTCGAGGGCCTCGGCACCGCGGTCGTCGAACCCGGTCAGACGCTGCTCGACGCCGCGCTCGCGGCCGGTCTGCCGATGCCGTACTCGTGCACGGTCGGCAGCTGTGGCGAGTGCGTGGTGACACTCCTCCAGGGCGAGGTGTCGCAGCAGCGACCGAACTGCCTGAACGATCAGCAGGGGGCGGAGGGCCGCATCCTGACCTGCATCAGCGCGCCGCTGACGGACGTGACGCTCAGCGCCGGGACGTGA
- a CDS encoding ATP-binding protein has protein sequence MLELNSDVADIAEVRRWARSALPELHEDDLMDVQLVVTELVSNVYDHGRFPARLELAGTGRPDGVTVMVEDASPTLPKLRPSSPDSVRGRGLVLVDQLSEKWGVTPRTTGKAVWAVVPCTESA, from the coding sequence GTGCTGGAGCTGAACAGTGATGTCGCCGACATCGCTGAAGTCCGCCGTTGGGCCCGGTCCGCACTTCCCGAGCTGCACGAGGACGACCTCATGGACGTCCAGCTGGTCGTGACGGAGCTCGTCTCGAACGTCTACGACCACGGCCGCTTCCCCGCCAGGCTGGAGCTGGCCGGCACCGGCCGGCCGGACGGGGTGACGGTCATGGTGGAGGACGCCTCGCCCACTCTGCCGAAGCTCCGTCCGTCCTCGCCCGACTCGGTGCGGGGCCGCGGCCTGGTGCTGGTGGACCAGCTGTCGGAGAAGTGGGGCGTGACACCGCGCACGACGGGCAAGGCGGTGTGGGCGGTCGTGCCGTGCACGGAGTCGGCCTGA
- a CDS encoding STAS domain-containing protein — MTADAGHAQRLTELLRTNADPLIARWVDAVAALLRGRSTKAELETDFREFFTALLPLVGNDGRDVNGPELAEIRAQLEEYSRSRVRAGFTPTETASSVFSLKREVFALTENDDDPRLFRQVVEFSGLLDALGLLTFESYARVREEIIREQSEQLLELTTPVVKIWEGVLAVPLVGTLDSARTQVVMEKLLEMLVETGSEHAIIDITGVFAVDTQVAQHLLKTVVAARLMGAECIVSGIRPQIAQTIVALGIEFGDIVTKASLADALRHALRRDGVDVVRREVR; from the coding sequence GTGACTGCAGACGCAGGGCACGCCCAGCGCTTGACCGAGCTGTTGCGGACCAACGCCGACCCCCTGATCGCCAGGTGGGTGGACGCGGTGGCTGCCCTGCTGCGAGGACGGTCGACCAAGGCCGAGCTGGAGACCGACTTCCGCGAGTTCTTCACGGCGCTGCTGCCGCTCGTGGGCAACGACGGCCGGGACGTCAACGGGCCGGAGCTCGCCGAGATCCGGGCGCAGCTGGAGGAGTACTCGCGGTCCAGGGTGCGCGCGGGCTTCACGCCCACGGAGACCGCGTCGAGCGTGTTCTCCCTCAAGCGCGAGGTCTTCGCCCTCACCGAGAACGACGACGACCCGCGGTTGTTCCGGCAGGTCGTGGAGTTCTCCGGGTTGCTCGACGCGCTCGGGCTGCTGACCTTCGAGTCGTACGCGCGGGTGCGCGAGGAGATCATCCGCGAGCAGTCCGAGCAGCTGCTCGAGCTGACCACGCCGGTCGTGAAGATCTGGGAGGGCGTGCTGGCGGTGCCGCTGGTGGGCACGCTGGACTCCGCGCGCACCCAGGTCGTGATGGAGAAGCTGCTCGAGATGCTGGTGGAGACCGGGTCCGAGCACGCGATCATCGACATCACCGGTGTGTTCGCCGTCGACACCCAGGTCGCGCAGCACCTGCTCAAGACCGTGGTCGCCGCCCGGCTGATGGGCGCGGAGTGCATCGTGTCGGGCATCCGCCCGCAGATCGCGCAGACGATCGTGGCGCTGGGCATCGAGTTCGGCGACATCGTGACCAAGGCCTCGCTGGCCGACGCCCTGCGGCACGCGCTGCGCCGCGACGGCGTGGACGTCGTGCGCCGCGAGGTCCGCTGA
- a CDS encoding STAS domain-containing protein, which translates to MERVPILKIGGVLLVSIQIDLQDQSVLALQEDLAEKISATGAHGVVIDISAVEIVDSFIGRMFATIASISRLFDADTVVVGMRPAVAITLVELGLTLGGVRTALDLERGMKILDELGRQRRGVPGHSDELARDA; encoded by the coding sequence ATGGAGCGCGTTCCCATCCTGAAGATCGGCGGCGTGCTGCTGGTCTCCATCCAGATCGACCTGCAGGACCAGAGCGTGCTCGCGCTGCAGGAGGACCTGGCGGAGAAGATCAGCGCGACCGGTGCCCACGGCGTGGTCATCGACATCTCCGCGGTCGAGATCGTCGACTCGTTCATCGGGCGGATGTTCGCCACGATCGCGTCGATCTCCCGGCTGTTCGACGCCGACACCGTCGTGGTCGGCATGCGCCCGGCCGTCGCGATCACGCTGGTGGAGCTGGGCCTCACGCTGGGCGGGGTGCGCACCGCGCTCGACCTCGAGCGCGGCATGAAGATCCTGGACGAGCTCGGCCGGCAGCGCCGTGGTGTGCCCGGGCACTCCGACGAGCTCGCGCGGGACGCCTGA
- a CDS encoding ATP-binding protein translates to MQPRSGGPEEVAISGDDDVVRVRQLVRTYAQQTKLSLVDQTKLVTAASELARNTLIYGGGGFARVEEVSDGRRAGVRASFHDEGPGIPDLTLALADGWSSGSGLGLGLSGAKRLVDQFDLDTEVGRGTVVTVVKWKR, encoded by the coding sequence ATGCAGCCCCGGTCCGGAGGGCCGGAAGAGGTCGCCATCAGCGGTGACGACGACGTGGTGCGCGTGCGTCAGCTCGTGCGCACCTATGCACAGCAGACAAAGCTTTCACTGGTCGACCAGACCAAGCTGGTCACGGCGGCCAGCGAGCTCGCGCGCAACACGCTCATCTACGGCGGCGGTGGCTTCGCCAGGGTCGAGGAGGTGAGCGACGGCCGCAGGGCCGGCGTGCGCGCGTCGTTCCACGACGAGGGACCCGGCATCCCGGACCTCACGCTCGCCCTGGCCGACGGCTGGAGCAGCGGCAGCGGTCTCGGCCTCGGACTGAGCGGCGCCAAGCGGCTGGTCGACCAGTTCGACCTCGACACCGAGGTCGGCCGCGGCACGGTCGTGACGGTGGTCAAGTGGAAGAGATGA
- a CDS encoding ATP-binding SpoIIE family protein phosphatase yields MTTATCLPLVRDEAWLPVEETAHVGRARRTATALAERLGFGATRTAEVGLAVTEIGSNLHKHARQGVVVVRSVRGERDAAVEVVAIDRGPGIGDLALAWQDGQSTTGTLGVGLGAVARLATSCAMTSRLGMGTALAARFAPTTDWAPEWGEESAAGVTRPFNGEDVCGDAYAVCRRGDRLVLMMCDGSGHGPLAAAASDTAVRVFHDLPALPAEEVVKRLHAALRGTRGGAVAVADVDLVARTVRFCGLGNIGAAVVTGDRKQGMISVPGVAGHQARTIRAFDYALPDRAVVVLHSDGLTERWGPDHGSDLVVDPPVLIAATLLREAGVRKDDACVLVARPT; encoded by the coding sequence ATGACCACGGCGACGTGCCTGCCGCTGGTGCGCGACGAGGCCTGGCTGCCGGTCGAGGAGACCGCCCACGTCGGGAGGGCCAGGCGGACGGCCACGGCGCTGGCCGAACGGCTGGGCTTCGGTGCGACCCGCACGGCCGAGGTGGGGCTCGCGGTCACCGAGATCGGGTCCAACCTGCACAAGCACGCCCGGCAAGGCGTCGTGGTGGTCCGCTCGGTGCGCGGCGAGCGGGACGCGGCCGTGGAGGTCGTGGCGATCGACCGCGGGCCCGGCATCGGCGACCTGGCGCTGGCGTGGCAGGACGGGCAGTCCACCACCGGCACGCTCGGCGTCGGCCTCGGCGCGGTCGCGAGGCTCGCCACCAGCTGCGCGATGACCTCACGGCTCGGCATGGGCACCGCGCTCGCCGCCCGGTTCGCCCCCACCACCGACTGGGCACCCGAGTGGGGTGAGGAGAGCGCGGCCGGGGTCACGAGACCTTTCAACGGCGAGGACGTGTGCGGCGACGCCTACGCGGTGTGCCGGCGCGGGGACCGGCTGGTCCTGATGATGTGCGACGGCTCCGGGCACGGGCCGCTGGCGGCGGCCGCGTCCGACACGGCGGTGCGCGTCTTCCACGACCTGCCCGCCCTGCCGGCCGAAGAGGTGGTCAAGCGCCTGCACGCGGCACTGCGCGGCACCCGCGGTGGCGCGGTGGCGGTCGCCGACGTCGACCTCGTCGCGCGCACGGTGCGGTTCTGCGGGCTGGGCAACATCGGTGCGGCCGTGGTCACCGGCGACCGCAAGCAGGGCATGATCTCGGTGCCCGGCGTGGCCGGGCACCAGGCCCGCACGATCAGGGCGTTCGACTACGCGCTGCCGGACCGGGCCGTGGTCGTGTTGCACTCCGACGGCCTGACCGAGCGCTGGGGGCCCGACCACGGCAGCGACCTCGTGGTCGACCCACCGGTCCTGATCGCCGCGACCCTCTTGCGCGAGGCCGGCGTGCGCAAGGACGACGCGTGCGTACTCGTGGCCAGACCGACATGA
- a CDS encoding ATP-binding protein: protein MRTRGQTDMTTTELLRLVVGDERDVFPLRQRGREVAAAVGLDGQNQIRMATALSDVGRELVRQGVGTTAVFRLRRGPGAALLVELTWPAGAVTGSGPGWDTARRLMDELLVTATGVTLLKNVHHAVSVDEDLLRGLRESTGTSALDELRAQNQELLDTLENLETKGKELERLNAELEETNRGVVALYQELSDELEQTNQGVVALYAELDAKSAELRDAAAARIRFWSNISHELRAPINSVVGLTRLLNAPGGDPMTDDQRHHVDLINESAATLLALVNELLDTAKAESGSLQPRMAPVALDYVLTQLRSAVRPMLRSGDVELVVDPVEELPPLVTDETMLVRILRNVLSNAVKFTARGEIRFTAEAGPGPDEIRFAVTDTGIGIPPDEQPKVFEEFYQVPNALQAGASGTGLGLSYARKLAEILDGTLTLSSTPGVGTEVVLTLPTAADELVQPAPVACALIADGDEEGRRQLRDALAGLATEVVETADGRSALNLAKSRQPDLVLVNASAPLMSGSAVLSVLRLDPELRNVPVVIVAGDDPGGLARSVHGLGAAMLHEARISPETVGRAVRDAQLTARRTERR from the coding sequence GTGCGTACTCGTGGCCAGACCGACATGACCACGACCGAGCTGCTGCGCCTGGTGGTCGGCGACGAGCGGGACGTGTTCCCGCTCCGTCAGCGCGGCCGCGAGGTCGCGGCCGCCGTCGGGCTCGACGGGCAGAACCAGATCCGGATGGCGACGGCGCTGAGCGACGTCGGCAGGGAGCTGGTGCGCCAGGGGGTGGGCACGACCGCGGTCTTCCGGCTGCGCCGCGGGCCGGGCGCGGCGCTGCTGGTGGAGCTGACCTGGCCGGCGGGCGCGGTGACGGGCTCCGGCCCCGGCTGGGACACCGCCCGCAGGTTGATGGACGAGCTGCTGGTCACCGCCACCGGCGTGACGCTCCTGAAGAACGTGCACCACGCCGTCAGCGTCGACGAGGACCTGCTGCGCGGCCTGCGCGAGAGCACCGGCACCAGCGCACTGGACGAGCTGCGCGCGCAGAACCAGGAGCTGCTGGACACGCTCGAGAACCTGGAGACCAAAGGCAAGGAGCTCGAGCGGCTCAACGCGGAGCTGGAGGAGACCAACCGCGGCGTCGTGGCGCTGTACCAGGAGCTGTCCGACGAGCTGGAGCAGACCAACCAGGGCGTGGTCGCCCTCTACGCCGAGCTCGACGCGAAGTCGGCCGAGCTGCGGGACGCGGCCGCCGCGCGCATCCGGTTCTGGTCCAACATCAGCCACGAGCTGCGCGCGCCGATCAACTCCGTCGTCGGCCTGACCCGGCTGCTCAACGCACCCGGCGGCGACCCGATGACCGACGACCAGCGCCACCACGTCGACCTGATCAACGAGTCGGCGGCGACGTTGCTGGCGCTCGTCAACGAGCTGCTCGACACCGCCAAGGCCGAGTCGGGCAGCCTGCAGCCGCGGATGGCGCCGGTCGCGCTCGACTACGTGCTCACCCAGCTGCGCTCGGCGGTCCGGCCGATGCTGCGCTCCGGCGACGTGGAGCTGGTCGTGGACCCCGTGGAGGAGCTGCCGCCGCTGGTCACCGACGAGACGATGCTCGTGCGGATCCTGCGCAACGTGCTGTCGAACGCGGTCAAGTTCACCGCGCGCGGTGAGATCCGCTTCACCGCCGAGGCGGGACCAGGACCCGACGAGATCCGGTTCGCCGTCACCGACACCGGCATCGGCATCCCGCCCGACGAGCAGCCCAAGGTGTTCGAGGAGTTCTACCAGGTGCCGAACGCCTTGCAAGCCGGTGCGAGCGGCACCGGCCTGGGCCTGTCCTACGCGCGCAAGCTCGCCGAGATCCTCGATGGAACCCTGACCTTGAGCAGCACTCCCGGCGTCGGCACCGAGGTGGTGCTGACCCTGCCGACCGCCGCGGACGAGCTCGTGCAGCCCGCTCCCGTCGCGTGCGCGCTGATCGCGGACGGCGACGAGGAGGGCCGCCGGCAGCTGCGGGACGCGCTGGCGGGCCTCGCGACCGAGGTCGTCGAGACCGCGGACGGCCGCTCCGCGCTGAACCTCGCCAAGAGCAGGCAGCCGGACCTCGTGCTGGTGAACGCGAGCGCCCCGCTGATGAGCGGCAGCGCGGTGCTGTCGGTGCTGCGGCTGGACCCGGAGCTCCGGAACGTGCCGGTCGTGATCGTGGCCGGCGACGACCCCGGCGGGCTCGCCCGCAGCGTGCACGGCCTCGGCGCGGCGATGCTGCACGAGGCCAGGATCTCCCCGGAAACGGTCGGCAGGGCGGTCAGGGACGCCCAGCTCACCGCGCGCAGAACGGAACGCCGATGA
- a CDS encoding PP2C family protein-serine/threonine phosphatase: MAAVSPGVGVGVTVVEAQTVPWQRDPVVIALARTKPRRPPICIAVAPESAADDDDQNLLRQLAQATALAAEGLHTFAEEHSLALTLQRSLLPRTLPHHPELPMTARYVPASSNAEIGGDFYDVIELDGRMLIAIGDVCGHSIQAATVMAEVRHTFRAYAVEGHRSAEILRRVDTLLERFHPSGGLTTMCLLEVDLAAGTMSVANAGHVPPLIIDASGAAYANVKGPLLGINLARPEATELPLPRDTTVLLTTDGLVERPGVDLDEGMEKLRAAVSHTADMDELADRLLAELGQGKQDDIALLLLRRLP; the protein is encoded by the coding sequence ATGGCGGCGGTCAGTCCCGGCGTCGGGGTCGGCGTCACGGTGGTGGAGGCGCAAACGGTGCCGTGGCAACGGGATCCGGTGGTCATCGCGCTGGCACGGACCAAGCCGCGCCGGCCGCCGATCTGCATCGCGGTCGCACCGGAGTCCGCCGCGGACGACGACGACCAGAACCTGCTGCGGCAGCTCGCGCAGGCGACCGCGCTGGCGGCGGAAGGCCTGCACACGTTCGCCGAGGAGCACTCGCTCGCGCTCACCCTGCAGCGCAGCCTGTTGCCCCGCACCCTGCCGCACCACCCGGAGCTGCCGATGACGGCCAGGTACGTGCCGGCGTCGAGCAACGCCGAGATCGGCGGCGACTTCTACGACGTGATCGAGCTGGACGGCCGGATGCTGATCGCGATCGGCGACGTGTGCGGCCACTCGATCCAGGCGGCGACGGTGATGGCCGAGGTGCGGCACACGTTCCGCGCCTACGCCGTCGAGGGCCACCGGTCGGCCGAGATCCTGCGCCGGGTCGACACCCTGCTGGAGCGCTTCCACCCGTCCGGCGGTCTCACCACGATGTGCCTGCTGGAGGTCGACCTGGCGGCGGGCACGATGTCCGTCGCGAACGCCGGGCACGTGCCACCGCTCATCATCGACGCCTCCGGCGCCGCGTACGCGAACGTGAAGGGACCGTTGCTGGGCATCAACCTGGCGCGACCGGAGGCCACCGAGCTGCCGTTGCCGCGCGACACCACCGTGCTGCTGACGACCGACGGCCTCGTCGAACGCCCCGGCGTGGACCTGGACGAGGGCATGGAGAAGCTGCGCGCCGCCGTGTCGCACACCGCCGACATGGACGAGCTCGCCGACCGCCTGCTGGCCGAGCTGGGCCAGGGCAAGCAGGACGACATCGCCCTGCTGCTGTTGCGGAGGCTGCCGTGA
- a CDS encoding ATP-binding protein: MTALVLDLAVQRGMAMSALRRDLTTALHELGEDHLYDVQLVVTELVTNVLDHTPGSGRLRILHHVDPCAVTIEVDDESPVEPVYGRSRLGEHRGRGIVVVDKLSRDWGCRSRDGSGKTVFALVDCSGG; encoded by the coding sequence GTGACCGCCCTCGTCCTGGACCTGGCCGTGCAGCGGGGCATGGCGATGTCGGCGTTGCGGCGCGACCTCACCACCGCCCTGCACGAGCTCGGCGAGGACCACCTGTACGACGTGCAGCTTGTGGTGACCGAGCTCGTCACCAACGTCCTGGACCACACGCCCGGCAGCGGCCGGCTGCGGATCCTGCACCACGTCGACCCCTGCGCGGTGACCATCGAGGTGGACGACGAGTCGCCGGTCGAGCCGGTGTACGGCCGCTCCCGCCTGGGTGAGCACCGCGGCCGGGGCATCGTGGTGGTGGACAAGCTCTCGCGCGACTGGGGCTGCCGGTCGCGCGACGGCAGCGGCAAGACCGTGTTCGCGCTGGTGGACTGCAGCGGGGGCTGA
- a CDS encoding ATP-binding protein — protein sequence MPADARKLAALRRQATSWAETAGLSEDAVYDLELAIGEAAANVVDHAYPAGEGAFDTALESTGRGVRVTVADQGRWRPQPEDKGYRGRGLAMIRMLSDDVDLEAGDEGTTIRFHVPAEQERGPATTPEPAPAAPPAAPAPTSGLTDDTDDRVQRIFLTGDLDIATVEDLRAPLLARVDTADDRPVELDLTGLAYLSSSGVALLLHAKASAHERGRDLTLTARTGSAPARILDLSGLDHVTRNQNRP from the coding sequence GTGCCCGCCGACGCGCGGAAGCTGGCCGCGCTGCGCCGACAGGCCACCAGCTGGGCCGAGACCGCCGGGCTCTCCGAGGACGCCGTCTACGACCTCGAACTGGCGATCGGCGAGGCGGCCGCGAACGTCGTCGACCACGCCTACCCGGCCGGTGAAGGGGCGTTCGACACGGCACTGGAGTCCACCGGCCGCGGGGTGCGGGTCACGGTGGCCGACCAGGGCCGCTGGCGCCCTCAGCCGGAGGACAAGGGCTACCGCGGACGCGGGCTCGCGATGATCCGCATGCTCAGCGACGACGTCGACCTCGAGGCGGGCGACGAGGGCACGACGATCCGCTTCCACGTCCCCGCCGAACAGGAGCGGGGACCGGCCACCACACCGGAGCCGGCACCGGCGGCACCCCCGGCGGCACCGGCGCCCACGTCCGGCCTGACCGACGACACCGACGACCGCGTCCAGCGGATCTTCCTCACCGGCGACCTCGACATCGCCACCGTCGAGGACCTCCGCGCCCCGTTGCTCGCACGGGTCGACACCGCCGACGACCGCCCCGTCGAGCTCGACCTCACCGGCCTGGCCTACCTGAGCAGCTCCGGCGTCGCGTTGTTGTTGCACGCCAAGGCGAGCGCGCACGAACGCGGACGCGACCTGACTCTGACGGCCCGCACCGGCAGCGCACCGGCACGCATTCTCGACCTCTCCGGCCTGGACCACGTCACCCGGAACCAGAACCGGCCCTGA
- a CDS encoding nucleotidyltransferase domain-containing protein — protein MFLDTDPVSTNGVELEESDLEARWAHAWRPDEVARRLAGVRTPWYVAAGWALDLFRGVESRPHSDLEIAVPAAGFAEVRDRFPGFVFDVAHSGRVWFEADDAVLTLTHQTWLRDPVAGEWRCDVFREPHDGDTWICRRDEDLRLPYAEIVERTADGIPHLLPELVLLFKAKAMRPKDVQDFAGVLPLLGPDRRRRLGGWLERVHPGHPWLAAVRA, from the coding sequence ATGTTCCTGGACACTGACCCGGTGAGCACGAACGGCGTCGAGCTCGAAGAGAGCGACCTGGAAGCCCGCTGGGCGCACGCCTGGCGCCCGGACGAGGTCGCCAGGCGGCTCGCCGGTGTGCGCACACCCTGGTACGTCGCGGCGGGGTGGGCGCTGGACCTGTTCCGCGGCGTCGAGTCGCGTCCGCACAGCGACCTGGAGATCGCGGTGCCCGCCGCCGGGTTCGCGGAGGTCCGCGACCGGTTCCCCGGCTTCGTGTTCGACGTGGCGCACTCGGGGCGGGTGTGGTTCGAGGCGGACGACGCCGTGCTCACCCTGACGCACCAGACGTGGCTGCGTGATCCGGTCGCGGGTGAGTGGCGGTGTGACGTCTTCCGGGAGCCGCACGACGGTGACACGTGGATCTGCCGGCGTGACGAGGACCTGCGGCTGCCCTATGCCGAGATCGTCGAACGCACGGCCGACGGGATTCCTCACCTCCTGCCGGAGCTGGTGTTGCTGTTCAAGGCGAAGGCGATGCGGCCGAAGGACGTCCAGGACTTCGCCGGCGTGCTGCCGTTGCTGGGGCCGGACCGGCGGCGCAGGCTCGGCGGGTGGCTGGAGCGGGTGCATCCGGGCCATCCGTGGCTGGCCGCCGTGCGAGCCTGA